A region from the Helcococcus ovis genome encodes:
- the lgt gene encoding prolipoprotein diacylglyceryl transferase produces the protein MFQYNGSRVAFSFLGIDVYWYGVLIVTGMILAVYLVSRELKRLGENPDLIYDIAIWVLPASIIGARLYYVIFEFGRYDNIWEMINVRDGGLAIHGGVIAAVLVGFIYSKIKRINFFKVSDLVAIFMPLAQAIGRWGNFINNEAHGGPTNAPWALIIDGQKYHPTFFYESLGNFLIFLGLFIYYRKKSPNTGKLTALYMIFYGILRFFVESLRTDSLWWGPIRVAQLVSIFGIITGVIIIYFANKNKFYSEDFYNIKNI, from the coding sequence ATGTTTCAGTATAATGGAAGTAGGGTAGCATTTTCGTTTCTAGGGATAGATGTATACTGGTATGGTGTGCTTATTGTTACAGGAATGATATTAGCAGTATATCTTGTAAGTAGAGAATTAAAACGATTGGGAGAGAATCCGGATTTAATATATGATATAGCAATTTGGGTGTTACCAGCGTCTATAATAGGAGCTAGGTTATATTATGTTATTTTTGAATTTGGAAGATATGATAATATTTGGGAAATGATTAATGTTAGAGATGGTGGATTAGCAATACATGGAGGAGTAATAGCCGCCGTATTAGTAGGATTTATTTATAGTAAAATTAAAAGAATCAATTTCTTTAAGGTTTCTGATTTAGTTGCAATTTTTATGCCATTAGCTCAAGCTATTGGTAGATGGGGAAATTTTATAAATAACGAAGCACATGGGGGACCAACTAATGCACCTTGGGCTCTTATAATTGATGGACAAAAATATCATCCGACATTTTTTTATGAGTCACTTGGAAATTTTTTAATATTTTTGGGATTATTTATTTATTATAGAAAAAAATCTCCAAATACAGGGAAACTTACAGCATTGTATATGATTTTTTACGGAATATTAAGATTTTTTGTTGAGTCTTTAAGAACCGATAGTTTATGGTGGGGACCAATAAGAGTTGCTCAATTGGTATCAATTTTTGGAATTATCACAGGGGTAATTATAATTTATTTTGCAAATAAAAATAAGTTTTATTCAGAAGATTTTTATAATATTAAAAATATTTAA
- the mraZ gene encoding division/cell wall cluster transcriptional repressor MraZ has translation MYIGEYTHSIDDKGRVIMPSKFREELGVKFYVTKGMEGCIFVYDEVEWKRLEEKTKNLKLTSKKARQFERLFYAPARELEFDKQGRFVIPQNLRDYAKIEKEASIIGVSSRIEIWDKNKYEEYISGSEMDYDSITEDFEDLDI, from the coding sequence ATGTATATAGGAGAATATACACATTCAATAGATGACAAAGGTAGAGTTATAATGCCTTCTAAGTTTAGAGAAGAGCTTGGTGTGAAATTTTATGTCACAAAAGGCATGGAAGGTTGTATCTTCGTATATGATGAAGTTGAATGGAAAAGACTTGAAGAAAAAACAAAAAACTTAAAACTTACCTCAAAAAAAGCAAGACAGTTCGAAAGATTATTTTATGCACCTGCTAGAGAATTAGAGTTTGATAAACAAGGACGTTTTGTAATACCACAGAATTTAAGAGATTATGCAAAAATAGAAAAAGAAGCATCAATAATCGGTGTATCTTCTAGGATTGAAATTTGGGATAAAAATAAATATGAAGAGTATATTAGTGGTTCAGAAATGGATTATGATTCAATAACAGAAGATTTTGAAGATTTAGATATATAG
- the rsmH gene encoding 16S rRNA (cytosine(1402)-N(4))-methyltransferase RsmH, whose amino-acid sequence MKFNHEPVLLKETIEALNIKENGIYVDCTVGGAGHSIEILKRMGSEGRLVAIDQDEEALLAASNRLQGYKNQVYFIKCNYAYLGKILDELSIDKVDGVLMDIGVSSHQLDEKERGFSYHQDAELDMRMDKDQELTARYIVNNYDKDDLEKIFWQYGEEKWGMRIAEFIIEARKDREIVTTFDLVEIIKAAVPKKARVDKHPAKKIFQALRIEVNKELDVLETGIQSAVERLKQGGRLAIITFHSLEDRIVKNNFKELSRGCTCPSEFPVCVCNRKEIIKVINKRPITATEEELKNNNRSRSAKLRVCEKL is encoded by the coding sequence ATGAAATTCAATCACGAACCTGTATTGTTAAAAGAAACAATAGAGGCATTAAATATTAAAGAAAATGGAATATATGTTGATTGTACAGTTGGTGGAGCTGGTCATTCTATCGAAATTTTAAAAAGAATGGGTAGTGAAGGAAGACTTGTTGCTATCGATCAAGATGAAGAAGCACTTTTAGCTGCGTCTAATAGGTTACAAGGATATAAAAATCAAGTTTATTTTATAAAATGCAATTATGCTTATTTAGGTAAAATTCTTGACGAATTATCAATCGATAAGGTCGATGGAGTTTTAATGGATATAGGAGTATCTTCTCATCAACTTGATGAAAAAGAAAGAGGGTTTTCATACCATCAAGATGCTGAATTAGATATGAGAATGGATAAAGACCAAGAATTGACAGCTAGATATATAGTAAATAATTACGATAAAGATGATCTTGAAAAAATATTTTGGCAATATGGTGAAGAAAAATGGGGAATGAGAATTGCTGAATTCATAATTGAAGCAAGAAAAGATAGAGAGATAGTTACTACTTTTGATTTGGTTGAAATTATTAAAGCAGCAGTTCCGAAAAAAGCAAGGGTAGATAAACATCCTGCAAAAAAAATATTTCAAGCATTAAGAATTGAAGTAAATAAGGAGTTAGATGTTTTAGAAACAGGGATACAGTCAGCAGTTGAAAGATTAAAGCAAGGTGGAAGGTTAGCTATCATAACTTTTCATTCATTAGAAGATAGAATTGTGAAAAATAATTTTAAGGAATTATCAAGAGGATGTACATGTCCTTCAGAATTTCCTGTATGTGTATGTAATAGAAAAGAAATAATTAAAGTTATAAATAAAAGACCTATTACAGCAACTGAAGAAGAATTAAAAAATAATAATAGATCAAGATCTGCAAAACTAAGAGTTTGTGAAAAATTATAG
- a CDS encoding septum formation initiator family protein translates to MENLRELKVNSMTTSIRRVRVKSKRKVKINFETLKYNMMFINVIFSVVLFFILIAGYSEMVHISSNNLVMQSKLDALEVDQNSLKNIAAPLQNKKRIEAIAKSRLDMIYPNKDNIVKVDSMGSDKKLVLSDFDLKRKSNSNTNSILSIITNIFR, encoded by the coding sequence ATGGAAAATTTAAGAGAATTAAAAGTAAATAGTATGACTACCTCTATAAGAAGGGTTAGAGTAAAATCAAAACGTAAAGTAAAAATAAATTTTGAAACATTAAAATATAATATGATGTTTATAAATGTAATATTTTCTGTTGTTTTGTTTTTTATCTTAATTGCAGGATATTCAGAAATGGTACACATAAGTAGTAATAACTTGGTAATGCAAAGTAAACTTGATGCATTAGAAGTAGATCAAAATTCCTTAAAAAATATAGCTGCTCCATTACAAAATAAAAAAAGAATAGAAGCAATTGCTAAATCAAGACTGGATATGATATATCCAAATAAAGACAATATTGTTAAAGTTGATAGCATGGGAAGTGATAAAAAATTAGTATTAAGTGATTTTGATTTGAAAAGAAAATCAAATAGTAATACAAATTCAATTTTATCAATTATAACAAATATATTTAGATGA